TTTCACTTCTGTGTACTCAGGATAGCCCTGGCAGATAACAGGCATATCAACTGATATTTTTGACTCTCTAAATTTATTGTAGGCTTCGGCTAATCGTGTTTCTCGATTGCGATCGACTTCCTGCTTGATCTGTTTTGTTGTGAAAAGTTTAATTTCTTCACCTTCTACGAGTTCGACAAGTTGAGCAAGACGTTCAAGGTCTTCGTGATGAAAATCGTAAAAGTTCAGAAAAATATTTGAATCTATAAAAATATAGAGTTGTTGTGATTTTTTCGTCATATTCTTATTTCTCCTGCTACTAATTTCGGCAAAAGCAAATCTCGAGCTTGGCGCAATTTTGAATTTTGCACAAGTAAGTTGTTTAACTTGGCACGAAGCAGAGAAATCTTTTCCTCAAATTTCTTAACTAATTCTTTTGGCGGAATAATAATATTAGTTCCAGTGACCACGCCAGCGCTCGCGCTCTTTCGCGTTGTTCCGCCGGACGCCCCCCGAATGTAATTTTGATATTGATCGGAATTCAGGAAATAGAAAAGGTAATATGGTGAAATTCGTTTGTCTACAATCTCTAGTCGGATTAAATATGAGGCGAACACAGCGTCTATATCCTGTTCTACAATGCCGATTTTACCCGGGTCGGCCATCCTTATGATCACAATGTCGTTTTTTTTGAGCTGATATTTTCCTTTATCCTCGTCCGATATTTTACAATAAGGCACCGCAGACCAATCAATATAACTATTTTTGTTAATGTCTGTTCCTCGCAGGTATTTTGGGCCAATCGGCTTATTGCTCGCTGATTCCGTATAGCCGTATTGCGGTTTAACTATTTCGCTTAATTTTGCATTTTGATTTTTGAATTTTGAATTTTCTACAAACCATTCCTTATAAATCACCTGCGCGATTTCTTCCAAAATTTTAATCCGCTTCATGTTGTTTTCAATCAGATCGTCGTAAGCCGAAAGCACATCGGCGATTTGTTTTTGATCCTCAATTTGTGTAGGTATTCTGAACTCAAGATTTTCTATTTGGCCGCCGCTCATATTTGGTTGTGCAGCTCCATCGGCAAGGCGGTATAAAAGATTGATGGTGTCTTTGTTGCCTAGTAAAGTCCATAAAAAATCTGTATCGATATTTTTAGGACTAATTTTGGCAACGCGCTGATTAAGTAGAGCTTTTTTATTTGATCGAAATTTGCCAACTTTCCCTGCTGTCGCTCCCGTCATTGCAACTAATATGTCTCCGTTGCCGATCAAATACTTTTTGGTTTTTTCATTCAAGGCAGATTTATCAAGATACTCCCCATTTTCTATAGAAACATTCAGGTCATCGGTAATATTTTTAATCTTAACAACTGGTATGTCGCCGTCCTTCTTAAAATCCGAACTCTTAAAAGCAAAACCAGGTAGGACATTTGCGACATCTCCAAGTTTTACCACATGCCAATTTTTAGGTTGTATTTTTGTATTCATAAAATGCCCATTAATCCATAAATTCTTTCCAAAAATACGGCCAAGCTGTTATATGCACGGCTAACAATTTCTTGATCTTGTCCGTCCTCTAAATTCTTACCGCCATGAAAAAGGTTGCAACGAACTTGATATACACAATCCAAATACTCGCACAAAGAACCAAGATTTTGATATCGCTTCTTATGTTTTTCTTTCTCAACTGGATACCGTAAATCTTGAATGAATCCCGTGTTTACCGGTTTTATTTCAATATAGTGCTTAAATTCCTGAAAAGTTTCGGAGTGATTATCCACTAAGCCCACGAAAGAATCCTTGTATTCATCATAAATATTGCGGAGTTGCTGTCGCTCAGATTCCAACAGATGCTCAGCGGCATAAAAGGCGTTAAACGAAATCCAAAGCGAAATAAACCCATCGAAAGAATTTTCTTCTTCCTTTGATTTTTCAAACCATCTTCTTATTAGCTCTCTTTGGTTATCAATCATATATCCAATTTTTTCAAATTCTCAAAAATTTTATTTTCCAATTCGTGGGCTTCTCCAGTTAAACCCTTTAATTCGCTGTGAAGTTTTTTTACTTTTTCTCCGAAATTTCCTTCATCTCCATTTCCATTTTCGGTAACACCAACATACCGGCCGGGATTGAGTGAGTAGCCCGCTTTTTTAACCTCATCTATTGTCGCCACTTTGCAGAGCCCTTTAACATCTTTATATTTCTTCCCATTCTCATTGCGGTAGCTTCGTACGATACTTGCGATCTGCTCTATCTGCTCATTAGTCCAATATCTTTTTACACGGTCATCTGGAATTGGAGTAAAGATGTTGCGCGCATCAATAAAAAGAATCTTGTTCATCCGTTCTTTCGGTTTATTTTTATTAAAAAACCAAAGAGTCACAGAAAGCGGAACATTGTAAAACATGTTGGGGCCAACGGATACCATCACATCCACTAGCCCGTCTTCGATAATTTTTTTGCGAATTTCTTTCTCTCTGTGCCCCGCATCGCCCGCCGCATTAGACATAACAAAGCCAGCCCGTCCGTTTTTGTTTAACGAACTTAGAAAGATTTGAATCCAAACATAGTTACCGTTATCTGATCCTTTGTTTCCCGATCTCGGCAAGCCATATGGGAATCGTGGATCATCCTTTATTCGTTCATAGTCAATACCGCTTACATTGAACGGAGGATTGGCCATCGTGAAGTCAAATTTTCCTAAACTCTTATGCCGGTCCTCGTAATAAGTATTGCCCTCGCGGATATCTCCGGAAAGGCCGTGAATTGCAAGGTTCATTTTTGCGATGCGAACGGTTTGGTCTGTTTTCTCCTGCCCGTAAATCGCGATTTTGCGCGATGCGCCCGCCTTCTGACCATTTTCAAGATGCCGTTTTACGAATTCGTGCGACTGCACAAACATTCCACCGGAACCGCAGGCCGGATCATAAATTCTTCCCTGATACGGTTCAATAATTTCCACAATGAGTTTGACAATGCTTGTCGGCGTGAAAAATTCGCCTCCGCGCGTGCCATCCGCAAGCGCAAATTTGCCAAGAAAATATTCGTAGATTCTGCCAAACGCATCGCCTTCAATATCATCGGGAATCTGATTAAAGTTCTTGAGAAGCGCGATTATGGAACGGTTATCCAACTTTTGAAATGTCTTTGGAAGAATGCCGGCGAGTTCTTTATTTTCCGCTTCAATTTCTTTCATTGCATCATTAGCGGCTTTGCCCATATCCGTTCCTTCCGGCAATTCTATGAGATACGAGAATCTGGCTTTTTCCGGAACAAAAAGCACACCACGCGCGTGATAGTCGGCCGAAGAGGTTGGCCGCTCGCGCGAGACGGAGGCACCGCCATGGCTTTTAGTTTTTTTTGTCTTTTCCTCGGCTATTTCTTTTGCGGTCTTTGAATG
The nucleotide sequence above comes from Patescibacteria group bacterium. Encoded proteins:
- a CDS encoding type I restriction-modification system subunit M, with product MTNIKDLENRLWEAADHMRANSPLRLNEFAEPVLGLIFLKFAGVKHSKTAKEIAEEKTKKTKSHGGASVSRERPTSSADYHARGVLFVPEKARFSYLIELPEGTDMGKAANDAMKEIEAENKELAGILPKTFQKLDNRSIIALLKNFNQIPDDIEGDAFGRIYEYFLGKFALADGTRGGEFFTPTSIVKLIVEIIEPYQGRIYDPACGSGGMFVQSHEFVKRHLENGQKAGASRKIAIYGQEKTDQTVRIAKMNLAIHGLSGDIREGNTYYEDRHKSLGKFDFTMANPPFNVSGIDYERIKDDPRFPYGLPRSGNKGSDNGNYVWIQIFLSSLNKNGRAGFVMSNAAGDAGHREKEIRKKIIEDGLVDVMVSVGPNMFYNVPLSVTLWFFNKNKPKERMNKILFIDARNIFTPIPDDRVKRYWTNEQIEQIASIVRSYRNENGKKYKDVKGLCKVATIDEVKKAGYSLNPGRYVGVTENGNGDEGNFGEKVKKLHSELKGLTGEAHELENKIFENLKKLDI
- a CDS encoding restriction endonuclease subunit S, which gives rise to MNTKIQPKNWHVVKLGDVANVLPGFAFKSSDFKKDGDIPVVKIKNITDDLNVSIENGEYLDKSALNEKTKKYLIGNGDILVAMTGATAGKVGKFRSNKKALLNQRVAKISPKNIDTDFLWTLLGNKDTINLLYRLADGAAQPNMSGGQIENLEFRIPTQIEDQKQIADVLSAYDDLIENNMKRIKILEEIAQVIYKEWFVENSKFKNQNAKLSEIVKPQYGYTESASNKPIGPKYLRGTDINKNSYIDWSAVPYCKISDEDKGKYQLKKNDIVIIRMADPGKIGIVEQDIDAVFASYLIRLEIVDKRISPYYLFYFLNSDQYQNYIRGASGGTTRKSASAGVVTGTNIIIPPKELVKKFEEKISLLRAKLNNLLVQNSKLRQARDLLLPKLVAGEIRI